From a region of the Rouxiella sp. S1S-2 genome:
- a CDS encoding YjaG family protein, whose translation MLRNPIHLRLEKLESWQHLTFMASLCERMYPNYQMFCLQSGFGEPQIYRKILDLVWETLVIKDAKVNFDSQLEKLEEAIPSSDDYDIYGVYPAIDACIALGELIHSRLSGETLAHAIAISETSIRTVAMLEMTHAGKEMTDEELKVLPAVEEEWDIQWEIFRLLADCEERDLELIKGLRSDLREAAVSNIGINLTQ comes from the coding sequence ATGTTACGTAATCCGATTCATTTACGTCTGGAAAAGCTTGAAAGCTGGCAACATCTGACGTTTATGGCCAGCCTTTGCGAGCGTATGTATCCCAATTATCAGATGTTTTGCCTTCAATCAGGCTTTGGTGAGCCCCAGATTTATCGCAAAATTCTCGATCTGGTGTGGGAAACGCTTGTAATAAAAGATGCAAAGGTTAACTTTGATTCGCAGCTTGAGAAGCTGGAGGAGGCAATCCCTTCTTCAGACGACTATGATATTTACGGCGTTTACCCGGCTATCGATGCCTGTATCGCATTAGGTGAATTGATTCACTCGCGTTTAAGCGGTGAAACACTGGCTCATGCTATCGCGATTAGCGAAACATCGATTCGTACCGTTGCCATGCTTGAAATGACCCATGCTGGCAAAGAAATGACCGATGAAGAGCTCAAAGTTTTACCCGCTGTTGAAGAAGAATGGGACATCCAATGGGAGATTTTCCGCCTGTTGGCTGACTGTGAAGAGCGTGACCTGGAATTAATAAAAGGGTTACGATCTGACCTGCGTGAAGCCGCTGTGAGTAACATTGGGATAAATTTAA
- the nfi gene encoding deoxyribonuclease V (cleaves DNA at apurinic or apyrimidinic sites) — translation MINTGAMREEQRIKAQQIVLEDPSSGLRPVYIAGADIGFEQGGDVTRAAVVVLHYPSMALVEYQIARIPTQIPYIPGFLSFRECPALIDVWQQLQHRPDLLMVDGQGIAHPRRLGVASHFGLTIDVPTIGVAKSRLCGHFLPLGEAAGATQALWDKDEQLGWVWRSKLRCNPLFISPGNNISLASSLYWVEQCTRGYRLPEPTRWADAVASNRPAFQRWQRLSGNV, via the coding sequence TGATTAATACCGGCGCAATGCGCGAAGAGCAGCGGATAAAAGCCCAGCAAATCGTACTCGAAGACCCCTCTTCGGGATTGCGCCCGGTGTATATAGCAGGAGCTGATATCGGGTTTGAGCAGGGCGGTGACGTGACGCGCGCCGCTGTTGTTGTACTGCACTACCCGTCAATGGCGCTGGTGGAGTATCAAATAGCCCGTATTCCCACCCAAATCCCCTATATTCCCGGTTTCCTTTCGTTTCGCGAATGCCCGGCATTAATTGACGTCTGGCAGCAGCTGCAACATCGCCCTGATTTGTTAATGGTTGACGGGCAGGGCATCGCTCACCCCAGACGCCTCGGCGTTGCCAGCCATTTTGGGCTGACCATTGACGTGCCAACTATCGGCGTGGCGAAAAGTCGCCTGTGCGGACACTTTCTGCCGCTGGGCGAAGCCGCCGGCGCTACGCAAGCCCTGTGGGACAAAGATGAACAGCTTGGCTGGGTGTGGCGCAGCAAACTGCGTTGTAATCCGCTGTTTATCTCCCCAGGTAATAACATCAGCCTTGCTTCTTCGTTGTATTGGGTTGAACAATGCACGCGGGGATATCGTCTGCCTGAACCGACCCGATGGGCCGATGCTGTAGCATCCAATCGGCCCGCATTTCAGCGCTGGCAGCGCCTGAGCGGCAATGTTTAA